A stretch of the Nitratifractor salsuginis DSM 16511 genome encodes the following:
- the chrA gene encoding chromate efflux transporter, which produces MNPRQSSAQTRETSDRVVPSLWQLCRAFFLIGLTAYSMAMLQQLKALLIGRRWLTQRELDEGLAMVQLYPGPILFNLAAYSAYRIKGFVGAFLATFLFVLPSYLLMLLLSWLYFRYGQIGWVHPLFIVLEAMVVGIVLHVTIDFSGRYISGGKTALIAGIAFVLMLYRVNAFWIILIAMLLGLLLLEMPKPKENAVKETGATPIPLPGRWQWRMAGLLLAGALFVLLLAVGSLWHSKSGRLLFSMFKVGAVAFGNGMTIMPLLQQEAVVAHHWLTMKEFADGIAFGQITPGPFLITATFIGYKVSSLLGSALATVGMFYPSFFYTLVITELYEKIKDYGPIRKALKGILAAFTGMLVFVLLSLGKVSLVAPATYIWAAGALIAVRYWKINILWIFLAGIAAELLLYFAGMPLFNLH; this is translated from the coding sequence ATGAACCCCAGGCAAAGCTCTGCACAGACCCGGGAGACCTCGGACAGAGTCGTCCCTTCCCTCTGGCAGCTCTGCCGGGCTTTTTTCCTCATCGGGCTCACCGCCTACAGTATGGCGATGCTCCAGCAGCTCAAAGCGCTCCTCATCGGAAGGCGATGGCTGACTCAGAGAGAATTGGATGAAGGCTTGGCGATGGTCCAGCTCTATCCCGGCCCCATCCTCTTCAATCTCGCCGCCTACTCCGCCTATCGCATCAAGGGATTCGTCGGAGCTTTTCTGGCGACGTTCCTCTTCGTGCTTCCCTCCTATCTCTTGATGCTGCTCCTCTCCTGGCTCTATTTCCGCTACGGTCAGATCGGCTGGGTCCATCCTCTCTTCATCGTCCTTGAAGCGATGGTCGTGGGGATCGTCCTGCACGTGACGATCGATTTCTCTGGCCGCTACATCTCCGGCGGTAAGACAGCTCTCATCGCGGGGATCGCCTTTGTTTTGATGCTCTACCGCGTCAATGCCTTTTGGATCATCCTGATCGCTATGCTTTTGGGACTGCTTTTGCTGGAGATGCCCAAGCCAAAGGAAAACGCCGTCAAGGAAACAGGGGCCACACCCATCCCTCTCCCGGGCCGCTGGCAGTGGCGTATGGCGGGGCTCTTGCTCGCCGGAGCCCTTTTCGTTCTCCTGCTGGCCGTGGGATCGCTCTGGCACAGCAAATCGGGCCGACTTCTCTTTTCGATGTTCAAAGTGGGGGCGGTGGCCTTCGGCAACGGAATGACCATCATGCCCCTGCTCCAGCAGGAAGCGGTCGTCGCCCATCACTGGTTGACAATGAAAGAGTTCGCTGACGGGATCGCTTTCGGGCAAATCACTCCCGGACCCTTTCTCATCACCGCGACTTTCATCGGCTACAAGGTCAGCAGCCTTCTGGGCAGCGCCCTGGCGACGGTGGGGATGTTCTATCCCTCCTTTTTCTACACCCTTGTCATAACGGAGCTCTATGAGAAGATCAAGGACTACGGCCCGATCCGCAAAGCCCTGAAAGGGATTCTCGCCGCCTTTACGGGAATGCTGGTCTTCGTCCTGCTCAGCCTGGGCAAAGTCAGCCTCGTCGCTCCCGCCACTTACATCTGGGCGGCGGGGGCTCTGATCGCCGTGCGCTACTGGAAGATCAACATCCTCTGGATCTTCCTGGCGGGCATCGCGGCGGAGCTTTTGCTCTATTTCGCGGGTATGCCTCTTTTTAATTTGCACTAA
- a CDS encoding ABC transporter permease — protein MIDLARRDIAHAKLKFVVTAMGVGMLLGIVLIMVGVYRGMIIDAQVLLNDTGADLWIVQEDTLGPFAQSSRIHEDLKNTLKAQPGIDKTAALAFMGFQVRVPSGEMKRIYSVGYDPFGDLCPINPKRLVSGRPIARAHYETVVSQKLGFKLGDKIPMGRDLYTVVGITKRAVSSGGEPLIYLSLKDAQKLQFLYSNARIHNDRARGMNVQADRHLVNTVVATLKPGYDPDAVAQKIRHWKHLGVFTNAQERRILTINLIEMARKQIGMFTAILIVVSSIIIALIIYTMTLEKIKEIAIMKLVGIPNRMITTMIVKETLALGVLAFLFANLFAHSIWDKFPKRVVLEWSDAWGLFAVVLVASIAASLFGVFKAIRADERQAIGG, from the coding sequence ATGATCGATCTGGCCCGCCGCGACATCGCCCACGCCAAACTCAAATTCGTCGTCACCGCGATGGGGGTGGGGATGCTGCTGGGGATCGTGCTCATCATGGTGGGAGTCTATCGGGGGATGATCATCGACGCTCAGGTGCTGCTGAACGATACCGGCGCCGACCTTTGGATCGTCCAGGAGGATACCCTGGGGCCCTTCGCCCAGAGCTCCCGCATCCACGAAGACCTCAAAAACACCCTCAAAGCCCAGCCCGGCATCGACAAAACCGCCGCTCTGGCCTTTATGGGATTTCAGGTTCGGGTACCCAGCGGGGAGATGAAGCGCATCTACAGCGTGGGTTACGACCCTTTCGGTGATCTCTGCCCCATCAATCCCAAACGCCTCGTATCGGGACGCCCCATCGCCAGGGCCCACTACGAAACGGTCGTCTCCCAAAAGCTCGGATTCAAGCTTGGAGACAAGATCCCGATGGGACGTGACCTCTATACCGTGGTCGGGATCACCAAAAGGGCCGTCTCCTCCGGCGGAGAGCCCCTCATCTACCTCAGCCTCAAAGATGCCCAGAAGCTCCAATTCCTCTACTCCAACGCCCGCATCCACAACGACCGGGCGAGGGGGATGAACGTCCAGGCCGACCGGCACCTGGTCAATACCGTCGTCGCCACCCTCAAGCCCGGCTACGACCCCGACGCCGTGGCACAAAAGATTCGGCACTGGAAACATCTGGGGGTCTTCACCAATGCCCAGGAGCGCCGCATCCTCACCATCAACCTCATCGAAATGGCCCGAAAGCAGATCGGGATGTTCACCGCCATCCTCATCGTCGTCTCCAGCATCATCATCGCCCTCATCATTTACACCATGACCCTGGAGAAGATCAAAGAGATCGCCATTATGAAACTGGTGGGCATCCCCAACCGGATGATCACGACGATGATCGTCAAGGAGACCCTGGCACTGGGGGTGCTGGCCTTCCTTTTCGCCAATCTCTTCGCCCACTCCATCTGGGACAAATTCCCCAAACGGGTGGTCCTGGAGTGGAGCGACGCCTGGGGGCTTTTCGCCGTGGTACTCGTCGCCTCCATCGCCGCCAGCCTCTTCGGGGTCTTCAAGGCGATTCGGGCCGATGAACGCCAAGCGATCGGGGGATAA
- a CDS encoding potassium channel family protein has translation MKKIEFSLAAVYIFFYTIFLMVASEIMTLIEPHNYRTFFDGLWWSVVTATTVGYGDMVPHTEAGRMVAIVIIVGGVIAVAAFTALMTSQLVTTKIFAKKGYENLEGLEHHLVICGFKTPRKEVLEGFKEKYGERIVIIYPELSPELEKVLEENGLKFVQGEYNDELALREARIEKADKVMILNMHDEYADAKVLETVIVIRSLNSGVYIIAEINDAKFENYLIKSRCDEIIMSEEYNRFLLSKSISEPGMSKVIRNLLRTQNFHIITKHPFEGKRYAEAFEESIKKNQILLGVVKNYITGTQLKHIVLNKIRYGNESEKYKELLGKIKRNEIEMEVLINPEDDFIIPEFSAIIIMER, from the coding sequence ATGAAAAAAATTGAATTCAGCCTGGCGGCAGTCTATATCTTCTTCTATACGATCTTCCTGATGGTCGCCTCGGAGATCATGACCCTCATCGAGCCCCACAACTACCGAACGTTTTTCGACGGACTCTGGTGGTCCGTCGTCACGGCGACCACGGTGGGGTATGGAGATATGGTCCCTCACACGGAGGCGGGGCGAATGGTGGCGATCGTCATCATCGTCGGCGGGGTGATCGCTGTGGCCGCCTTCACCGCGCTGATGACCAGCCAACTGGTCACGACGAAAATCTTTGCGAAAAAGGGGTATGAGAATTTGGAAGGCTTGGAACATCATCTGGTGATTTGCGGGTTCAAAACCCCGAGAAAAGAGGTTTTGGAGGGGTTCAAGGAAAAGTACGGTGAGCGGATCGTCATCATCTATCCCGAACTCTCCCCCGAGTTGGAAAAAGTGCTCGAAGAGAACGGCCTCAAATTCGTCCAGGGCGAATACAATGACGAACTGGCACTCAGAGAGGCGAGGATCGAGAAAGCCGACAAGGTGATGATCCTCAATATGCATGATGAATACGCCGACGCCAAGGTCCTGGAGACCGTGATCGTCATCCGCTCCCTCAACTCCGGCGTCTACATCATCGCCGAGATCAACGATGCCAAATTTGAAAACTACCTCATCAAGAGTCGATGTGACGAAATCATCATGAGCGAAGAGTACAACCGCTTCCTCCTCTCCAAATCGATCAGCGAACCGGGGATGTCCAAGGTGATCCGAAACCTCCTGCGCACCCAGAATTTCCACATCATCACCAAGCACCCCTTCGAAGGGAAACGGTATGCGGAAGCCTTCGAGGAAAGCATCAAAAAGAATCAGATCCTCCTCGGCGTCGTAAAAAACTACATTACGGGTACGCAGCTCAAGCATATTGTTTTGAACAAGATAAGATACGGAAACGAGAGTGAAAAATACAAAGAGCTGCTCGGAAAAATAAAACGTAACGAGATCGAGATGGAGGTGCTCATCAATCCCGAAGATGATTTCATCATTCCCGAATTCTCGGCCATCATCATTATGGAGCGTTGA
- a CDS encoding Crp/Fnr family transcriptional regulator, which produces MEIKSQLFDGLDSKQIEEVLSAFASHTVPKGTVLREEGKATTAAFFLEIGSIRVHKHSSEGEELEIAVIEGGEDVLFSLTSLVDGGSSLTKLITASECTIREIDRKKFLDFCRKHPEIGMVLLKNLTQALARFLRRSDEKIAEMYKTLEEVL; this is translated from the coding sequence ATGGAGATCAAAAGCCAACTTTTCGACGGATTAGATTCCAAACAGATTGAGGAAGTACTCTCCGCTTTTGCAAGCCACACGGTTCCCAAGGGAACGGTGTTGCGGGAAGAGGGCAAAGCGACTACGGCAGCCTTTTTCCTCGAAATAGGGAGTATCCGGGTGCACAAACACTCCTCCGAGGGAGAAGAACTGGAAATCGCCGTCATCGAAGGGGGAGAGGATGTCCTCTTCTCCCTCACCTCCCTGGTCGACGGGGGCTCGAGCTTGACCAAGTTGATCACAGCTTCGGAGTGTACGATCCGGGAGATCGACCGGAAAAAATTTCTCGATTTCTGCCGGAAGCATCCCGAAATCGGTATGGTGCTCCTGAAAAACCTCACACAAGCCCTGGCCCGCTTTCTGCGGCGCAGCGACGAAAAGATCGCCGAAATGTACAAAACACTCGAGGAGGTGCTCTAA
- a CDS encoding thioredoxin family protein gives MFLRSILTLLFLGLFGTAQADEGMLPATPYAKIPAQGAKMLEFGATSCRSCQRMDHLLYELKQKNPKLPLYFVNVLQDREAAGKFRIRMIPTQIFIDRSGKIVERHIGLLSRKELTERLKRYGIAENNASKSGER, from the coding sequence ATGTTTTTACGATCGATCCTCACGCTTCTCTTTTTGGGACTCTTCGGCACCGCACAGGCCGATGAGGGGATGCTTCCGGCCACTCCCTATGCCAAAATCCCCGCACAGGGGGCCAAAATGTTGGAATTCGGCGCGACCAGCTGCCGAAGCTGCCAAAGGATGGATCATCTCCTCTATGAGCTCAAACAAAAAAACCCCAAACTCCCCCTCTATTTCGTCAATGTCCTGCAGGACCGGGAAGCGGCCGGGAAATTCCGCATCCGGATGATCCCCACCCAGATCTTCATCGACCGCTCAGGCAAGATCGTCGAGCGCCACATCGGGCTGCTTAGCCGCAAAGAGCTTACCGAGCGACTCAAACGCTACGGGATCGCAGAGAACAACGCTTCCAAATCCGGGGAGCGATAG
- a CDS encoding ABC transporter ATP-binding protein produces MNDTGIRVENLTKIFGKGDAQVRVLENASLEVKKGEFAALVAPSGAGKTTLLMMIGCVEKPTSGKIWLGDELVWDEDHWSIRDPRKIRREKLGFIFQAHYLIPFLNILENVILIPTTNGIPRKAAEKKAMELLDYFDIGDKAHAMPSQLSGGQNQRAAIARALSNDPHIVLADEPTAALDMSRAVNVVKMLRKIAKERQVAIIMVTHDARLLPYCDKILSIENRKVVTKTQVAQEFI; encoded by the coding sequence ATGAACGATACCGGTATTAGGGTAGAAAATCTCACCAAAATTTTCGGCAAGGGCGATGCCCAGGTCCGGGTCCTCGAAAACGCTTCCCTCGAGGTCAAAAAGGGGGAGTTTGCCGCCCTCGTGGCTCCCAGCGGCGCGGGAAAGACAACCCTGCTGATGATGATCGGCTGCGTGGAGAAGCCCACGAGCGGCAAGATCTGGCTGGGCGACGAGCTGGTCTGGGACGAAGACCACTGGAGCATCCGGGATCCCCGCAAGATTCGCCGGGAAAAACTGGGCTTCATCTTCCAGGCCCACTATCTGATCCCCTTTCTCAATATCCTCGAGAACGTCATCCTCATCCCCACCACCAACGGCATCCCCCGCAAAGCCGCCGAAAAAAAAGCAATGGAGCTGCTGGACTATTTCGACATCGGTGACAAGGCCCACGCCATGCCCAGCCAACTCTCCGGCGGGCAAAACCAACGCGCGGCCATCGCCAGGGCGCTGAGCAACGATCCCCACATCGTCCTGGCCGACGAACCCACCGCCGCGCTGGATATGAGCCGGGCGGTCAACGTGGTCAAGATGCTGCGAAAGATCGCCAAAGAGCGCCAGGTCGCCATCATTATGGTCACCCACGACGCCCGGCTGTTGCCCTACTGCGACAAGATTCTCTCCATCGAAAATCGCAAAGTCGTCACCAAAACCCAGGTGGCCCAGGAGTTTATCTAA
- a CDS encoding cytochrome c biogenesis CcdA family protein — translation MLETLTAWLGAHSLLSILGAPGIGVITAMAPCSIVTLPLLVASAVALSEDIDTPAARRRFVIRFSLLFVLGLVISFSILMLLTAKIGIMLSVAPLWADLLAALASFAVAAYAMGWLGQGIDKQKIAAKLLRFKLLGALVIGLIFGLVSTPCASAPLVAIITVAESAGWVHAYILVLSFALGHASLLLAAGISVGFAQKIASNRRLGQISRGINALFIATLVLIGTYFLYKAWQLF, via the coding sequence GTGCTCGAAACACTGACCGCCTGGCTGGGAGCCCATAGCCTCCTCTCCATACTGGGCGCCCCGGGGATCGGGGTGATCACCGCTATGGCTCCCTGCTCCATCGTCACCCTGCCGCTGCTGGTCGCCAGCGCCGTAGCCCTGAGTGAAGACATCGACACCCCGGCTGCCCGGCGACGTTTCGTTATCCGCTTCTCCCTCCTTTTCGTCCTGGGCCTGGTGATCAGTTTTTCCATCCTGATGCTGCTTACGGCCAAGATCGGCATCATGCTCTCCGTCGCGCCCCTCTGGGCCGACCTCCTGGCGGCCCTGGCCTCCTTCGCCGTGGCGGCCTATGCCATGGGGTGGCTGGGCCAGGGGATCGACAAGCAAAAGATCGCCGCAAAACTGCTAAGATTCAAGCTGTTGGGCGCCCTGGTCATCGGCCTGATCTTCGGACTGGTGAGCACTCCCTGCGCTTCGGCACCCCTGGTGGCCATCATCACCGTAGCCGAAAGTGCGGGCTGGGTGCACGCCTATATCCTGGTACTCAGTTTCGCCCTGGGGCACGCTTCGCTGCTGCTGGCGGCAGGGATCTCGGTGGGCTTCGCCCAAAAGATCGCTTCCAACCGCCGTCTGGGGCAGATCAGTCGGGGGATCAATGCCCTTTTTATCGCCACGCTGGTGCTTATTGGCACCTATTTCCTTTACAAAGCGTGGCAGTTGTTCTAA
- a CDS encoding ion channel, giving the protein MLSRLAERKNRWIKSDNIAFLILPLVLLPLLPQIYLQYAYFGWFMEHRDAIMFADILYIVLARFLLLDVAIYIFSHIKRHFHIALLHVVMLYLEVTVITILFYATIYWFFDPFHLFHLNSQLSTENLAEIQSHDFILSMYISAVTFTTLGSGDWIPQTLPAMVAVISEVILGVVQGGVFVAILLYAHQNKEIK; this is encoded by the coding sequence ATGCTCAGCCGCCTCGCCGAACGGAAAAACCGCTGGATCAAGAGTGACAACATTGCTTTCCTCATCCTGCCCTTGGTCCTCCTGCCTCTTCTGCCCCAGATCTATTTGCAGTATGCCTATTTCGGGTGGTTTATGGAGCATCGAGACGCCATCATGTTCGCCGATATTCTTTACATCGTGTTGGCGCGCTTTTTACTGCTCGATGTCGCGATCTACATCTTCAGTCATATCAAGCGTCATTTTCATATCGCTTTGCTGCATGTGGTGATGCTCTATTTGGAGGTAACGGTAATCACCATCCTCTTTTATGCCACAATCTACTGGTTTTTCGATCCTTTTCATCTTTTTCACCTCAACTCCCAGCTTTCGACGGAGAATCTGGCGGAGATCCAGTCCCATGACTTCATCCTGAGCATGTATATCTCTGCCGTCACCTTCACGACGCTGGGTTCGGGCGACTGGATCCCCCAGACCCTTCCGGCGATGGTCGCCGTCATCAGCGAAGTGATCTTGGGCGTCGTACAGGGCGGTGTCTTCGTCGCGATTTTGCTCTACGCCCATCAGAACAAGGAGATCAAATAG
- a CDS encoding protoglobin domain-containing protein, with translation MDKLTLIKEIYDLDENDLKMRKEALEKLAPYAGEIMDRFYEKLLEKEELASFIPRERIPELKKKQIAFVAELLSKPFDDKLYRHIARVGIVHYHIRLDPISMSYGFHLLSQLILAQSQRDPGLLPYLKLVIKYLKVAEAIMGQEYFAQKTLEKTPYRANDLFLAVNELYARYSLCRQRVRQIASGEEQKIDPKQSAAFREALDKLAPYRQILEAIGLKLSIVKRHCTELEQARSPEEAARAAELLDESILHPLNDLSVSAYMTLGSSLASLRAMTDILYRRSTAKEAAISAEEARRNIRGILENTYGWAIESLEFLDEEPEEEAWDIVKHLYLPAEERILYLALRLKSLSNRIYIAEGLDLLGEAMKLTLFLTGKELKS, from the coding sequence ATGGACAAACTGACACTCATCAAAGAGATCTACGACCTGGATGAAAACGACCTGAAGATGCGCAAGGAGGCGCTTGAAAAGCTCGCCCCCTACGCCGGGGAGATCATGGACCGTTTTTATGAAAAGCTTCTGGAAAAAGAGGAGCTCGCCTCCTTCATTCCAAGAGAAAGGATTCCCGAGCTCAAGAAAAAGCAGATCGCTTTCGTTGCAGAACTCCTCTCCAAACCCTTTGACGACAAGCTCTACCGGCACATCGCCCGTGTGGGGATCGTCCACTATCACATCCGTCTCGACCCCATCTCCATGTCCTACGGGTTCCACCTCCTCTCCCAGCTCATCCTCGCCCAATCCCAAAGAGATCCCGGACTGCTGCCTTATCTGAAACTGGTGATCAAATACCTCAAAGTGGCCGAGGCGATCATGGGGCAGGAGTATTTCGCCCAGAAGACCCTGGAGAAGACCCCCTACCGGGCCAACGACCTCTTCCTCGCCGTCAACGAGCTCTACGCCCGCTACAGTCTCTGCCGCCAGAGGGTGCGCCAAATCGCCTCAGGAGAAGAGCAAAAAATCGATCCGAAACAGAGCGCCGCTTTCCGTGAAGCCCTGGACAAACTCGCTCCCTACCGCCAGATCCTCGAAGCGATCGGATTGAAACTCTCCATCGTCAAGCGCCACTGCACCGAACTGGAGCAGGCCCGGAGCCCCGAAGAGGCCGCCCGGGCCGCCGAGCTCCTCGACGAATCGATCCTCCATCCCCTCAACGACCTGAGCGTCAGTGCCTATATGACCCTGGGCAGCTCTCTGGCCTCTCTGCGGGCGATGACCGACATCCTCTACCGCCGCAGCACCGCCAAAGAGGCCGCCATCTCCGCAGAGGAGGCACGCCGGAACATCCGGGGCATCCTCGAAAACACTTACGGCTGGGCCATCGAATCTCTGGAATTCCTGGACGAGGAGCCCGAAGAGGAGGCCTGGGATATCGTCAAGCATCTCTACCTCCCCGCCGAAGAGCGCATTCTCTACCTGGCTCTTCGGCTCAAGAGCCTCTCCAACCGCATTTACATCGCCGAAGGTTTGGATCTGCTGGGAGAGGCGATGAAGCTCACCCTCTTCCTGACGGGCAAGGAGCTCAAGAGCTAG
- a CDS encoding efflux RND transporter periplasmic adaptor subunit, producing MNPSLRSLAKTLVGLLLLAITGLLFYTKLFIPKHSYRTIHPMRGEMNLSVFGIATVEAKTLYPVGSTYGGKLLAVLKDQGETVRQGELIARIDPVDLPDQIAQARAHLQSLRFNLQAARKDLESLKAQLKLAQIVFARYQKLSPKGYAPESEYDKAQANLRSVQAQIAAKEAEIEALKAQESEARLNIDALQKRLSRFEIHAPVNGLVVHRDAQPSQTVAPQQPILTIVRPRDVWVSATIDEALSQKLRPGEPSTIRLRSRPGAPLAGKVARIEPQSDPVTEERIVEVAFDKLPRPFYLKEQAEVTIQTGKLKNAIILPKKALQHGGVWIDRNGRAHFVKVKALAVQGNKVAVESLKGNETILLPDPHKKPLSEGTRVYR from the coding sequence GTGAATCCTTCCTTGCGCTCCCTGGCCAAAACTCTGGTTGGGCTCCTACTCCTAGCCATAACGGGCCTGCTTTTCTATACCAAGCTCTTCATCCCCAAACACAGCTACCGAACGATCCATCCCATGAGGGGAGAGATGAACCTCAGTGTCTTCGGCATCGCCACGGTGGAGGCGAAGACCCTCTATCCCGTGGGCTCCACCTACGGCGGCAAGCTCCTGGCGGTCCTCAAGGATCAGGGAGAAACTGTACGACAAGGGGAGCTCATCGCCCGTATCGACCCGGTGGACCTGCCCGATCAGATCGCCCAGGCCCGGGCCCACCTGCAGAGCCTGCGCTTCAACCTCCAGGCGGCCAGGAAGGATCTCGAGAGCCTCAAGGCACAGTTGAAGCTGGCGCAGATCGTCTTCGCCCGCTACCAAAAGCTCTCTCCCAAAGGCTACGCCCCCGAATCGGAATACGACAAGGCCCAGGCCAATCTCCGGTCCGTGCAAGCCCAGATCGCCGCCAAAGAGGCGGAGATCGAAGCTCTCAAAGCCCAGGAGAGCGAAGCCCGCCTCAATATCGACGCCCTGCAAAAACGCCTGAGCCGTTTCGAGATCCACGCGCCGGTCAACGGCCTCGTCGTCCACCGCGACGCCCAGCCCTCCCAGACCGTCGCCCCCCAGCAGCCCATACTCACCATCGTCCGCCCCCGGGATGTCTGGGTGAGTGCCACCATCGACGAAGCGCTGAGCCAAAAGCTCCGCCCCGGCGAACCCTCAACGATCCGGCTGCGCTCCCGCCCCGGAGCGCCCCTCGCGGGCAAAGTGGCGCGTATCGAACCCCAGAGTGATCCTGTAACCGAAGAGCGCATTGTCGAAGTGGCTTTCGACAAACTCCCCCGGCCCTTCTACCTCAAAGAGCAGGCCGAAGTGACCATCCAAACCGGAAAGCTCAAAAACGCCATCATCCTCCCCAAAAAAGCCCTACAGCACGGCGGCGTCTGGATCGACCGAAACGGCAGAGCCCACTTCGTCAAAGTCAAAGCGCTGGCCGTACAAGGGAACAAAGTCGCCGTCGAAAGCTTGAAGGGGAATGAAACCATCCTCCTGCCCGATCCCCATAAAAAACCTCTCTCGGAAGGAACGAGAGTCTACCGATGA
- a CDS encoding carboxymuconolactone decarboxylase family protein, translating to MQMPTPEQVEQMMMDAFGELPSSIEAAKAADPSFLVEQAMSARLGTKSEKNVLDPKTTTMIFLAAALATGSEDCIEVNTSALLKMGASKEEILSVVRIVRHAAFSKVVGDAKTVFDLLK from the coding sequence ATGCAAATGCCTACCCCCGAACAGGTCGAACAGATGATGATGGATGCTTTCGGTGAACTCCCCTCTTCCATCGAAGCCGCCAAAGCCGCAGATCCTTCCTTCCTCGTCGAACAGGCGATGAGCGCCAGGCTGGGAACCAAGAGCGAGAAAAATGTCCTCGATCCCAAAACCACCACGATGATCTTCCTCGCCGCCGCCCTGGCCACGGGAAGCGAAGATTGCATCGAGGTCAACACCTCCGCCCTGCTCAAAATGGGTGCCAGCAAGGAGGAGATCCTTTCTGTGGTGCGCATTGTCCGCCACGCCGCTTTCAGCAAGGTCGTCGGCGACGCCAAAACCGTTTTCGATCTGCTCAAATAA
- a CDS encoding cation diffusion facilitator family transporter produces MGHHHHEVSGKNLFITVLLNVIITLSQIVGGFLSGSLALLSDAMHNFSDVLALLIAWWANRLAARPRDEGRTFGFKRAEIIAALFNASVLMGIAIFLIVEAVRKLLHPEPVASGWVIGLGLLSIVLNAASVLLIKEDAHENMNVKAAYLHLLTDVMTSVAVVIGGVLMYYWNLFWVDPLISLLIALYLIYASYDIVRESVAILMQFAPEGLDLKALAEAVETLPGIQNIHHIHLWRLNDHDVFLEAHIDFASNLHLLEVTHKLEQIETLLQERFHIAHVTLQPEYRRGDDKRLVISD; encoded by the coding sequence ATGGGACACCATCATCACGAAGTCAGCGGTAAAAACCTCTTCATCACCGTTCTTCTGAATGTCATCATCACCCTCTCCCAGATCGTGGGAGGGTTCCTCTCGGGCTCCTTGGCGCTGCTCAGTGACGCCATGCACAACTTCAGCGATGTCCTGGCCCTGCTGATTGCCTGGTGGGCCAACCGCCTGGCTGCCCGCCCCAGGGACGAGGGGCGGACCTTCGGTTTCAAGCGGGCCGAAATCATCGCCGCCCTCTTCAACGCTTCGGTGCTCATGGGTATCGCCATCTTCCTCATCGTCGAAGCGGTGCGAAAGCTCCTCCATCCGGAGCCTGTCGCCTCGGGCTGGGTCATCGGGCTCGGCCTGCTCAGCATCGTGCTCAATGCCGCCAGTGTGCTCCTCATCAAGGAGGATGCCCACGAAAACATGAACGTCAAGGCGGCCTACCTACACCTGCTCACCGATGTGATGACCTCAGTGGCCGTCGTGATCGGCGGGGTGCTGATGTATTATTGGAACCTGTTCTGGGTCGATCCCCTGATCTCCCTGCTCATCGCCCTCTACCTCATCTACGCCTCCTACGATATTGTCCGGGAGTCGGTGGCCATTCTGATGCAGTTCGCCCCCGAGGGGCTCGACCTCAAGGCTCTGGCCGAAGCGGTCGAAACGCTTCCGGGGATTCAGAATATCCACCATATCCACCTTTGGCGCCTCAACGACCACGACGTCTTTCTCGAAGCCCACATCGACTTCGCCAGCAACCTTCATCTCCTGGAAGTGACCCATAAACTGGAGCAGATCGAAACACTCCTCCAGGAACGTTTCCACATCGCCCATGTCACCCTCCAGCCCGAATATCGACGCGGAGACGACAAGCGCCTGGTGATTTCGGACTAG